The Desulfurococcaceae archaeon DNA window ACAAGGCGAGAGAAGCCGGCATACTAGGCGGTAAGGACCCCGTAGGGCTGGCTGCCGCTGCCGTCTATCTAGCATGCGAGAGGCTGGGTGAAGAGAGGTCTCAGAAGGAAATAGCAAACGTCGCAGGGGTAACAGAGGTTACCGTGAGGAATAGATGTAGAGAACTCATGAAGGTCCTAAGCGTTGAGGTAGAGGAGTAGCGGAGTTTCGTGGAAAAACAGCTAAGAATATCTAAACTGTTCTGATCGTCCTAGCTCATTATTAAAATGTTTTCTGGCGGCATGCCTAGCTCTTCTACCAATAACTGCTTTACCCGCTGCCTTTGATCTCCTTGAAGCTCTATTCTACCCCCCTCCTCCCTAAACGTACCACCGGTAGCTAGTTTAGACTTGAAAAACCTCGCAAGCTGTTTTAACAGCTCCTTGTCCGTCGGAAACCCATCTACTACCGTTACCGCTTTCCCGAACTTTCTAGTATCAAGCCTTATTTTTATTAGTGGTTGTTCCACTAGTAGCCTTTCGCAG harbors:
- the yciH gene encoding stress response translation initiation inhibitor YciH, which gives rise to MSGLECGGLPSEICERLLVEQPLIKIRLDTRKFGKAVTVVDGFPTDKELLKQLARFFKSKLATGGTFREEGGRIELQGDQRQRVKQLLVEELGMPPENILIMS